In Acidobacteriota bacterium, a single window of DNA contains:
- a CDS encoding DUF86 domain-containing protein has translation MAVCCACVVNLRRLGWPRTSGESFDLLARAGVIPVQMAANMKAMVGLRNVVVHQYQDLDLDIIKAVIRDHLDDLSDFARVMVAGMHDEIDPETFE, from the coding sequence ATCGCTGTCTGCTGCGCGTGCGTCGTAAACCTGAGGAGGCTCGGCTGGCCTCGGACCAGCGGGGAGAGTTTCGATCTGCTCGCGCGGGCGGGAGTAATCCCGGTGCAGATGGCGGCGAACATGAAGGCGATGGTCGGCCTGCGCAACGTCGTCGTCCATCAGTATCAGGATTTGGACCTCGACATCATCAAGGCAGTGATTCGAGACCATCTGGACGACCTGTCCGACTTCGCAAGAGTCATGGTCGCCGGAATGCACGATGAGATCGATCCGGAGACATTCGAGTGA
- a CDS encoding nucleotidyltransferase domain-containing protein, translated as MGARIGRAASGSDALVDGLIHLSLEAHPTTQAIYRYGTWATAAHRPDSDLDIAVLLPYGEAMRVDRWQWHLLAVRLAGAAGTEHVDLVNLRRADTTLQAEILRTGRLVYCQDDGVRLEFETLVLSMYQRLNDERAGIRAAIVESARAPAP; from the coding sequence GTGGGTGCCAGGATTGGTCGGGCCGCCAGCGGCTCGGACGCGCTCGTCGACGGGCTCATCCACCTCAGCCTCGAAGCCCATCCCACCACGCAGGCGATTTATCGGTACGGCACCTGGGCGACCGCTGCCCACCGTCCGGACAGCGACCTGGATATCGCCGTGCTCCTGCCGTATGGCGAGGCAATGCGGGTTGATCGCTGGCAGTGGCATCTGCTCGCGGTGAGGCTCGCCGGCGCGGCAGGCACGGAGCATGTGGATCTCGTCAATCTGCGGCGCGCCGACACGACGCTTCAGGCGGAGATCCTGCGCACCGGTCGCTTGGTGTACTGCCAGGACGACGGTGTCCGGCTGGAGTTCGAAACACTTGTCCTGTCGATGTATCAGAGGCTGAACGACGAACGCGCCGGGATCCGCGCTGCGATCGTCGAGAGCGCACGGGCGCCGGCACCGTGA